A genomic segment from Amygdalobacter nucleatus encodes:
- a CDS encoding ECF transporter S component, giving the protein MPQIPNSSSEKRSDVMLFHLVLAALFGALSYVVFAFMRVDINIGLVKTSFHAANTIVVLCPLFAAAPFGLLGPALGLFLSDVFTGYAHVAAETFILKFLMALITYSCYKRLQKSSLAGNTLSDKHCFFNASLSMGAGLLFNLVFAPISSYLYHRYLLGVNTDAAKIFIKITSGVVLFNAILSLVLGVILYIALYKALSNSKLKNLFK; this is encoded by the coding sequence ATGCCACAAATCCCTAATTCAAGCAGCGAAAAGCGTTCTGACGTTATGCTGTTCCACTTGGTTCTCGCCGCCTTATTTGGAGCTCTCAGTTATGTCGTCTTTGCATTCATGCGTGTTGACATTAACATCGGTCTCGTCAAAACATCATTCCACGCTGCTAACACAATTGTTGTGCTGTGTCCTTTATTTGCAGCCGCGCCTTTTGGTCTTTTAGGACCAGCTTTGGGCCTCTTTCTCTCTGATGTTTTCACCGGTTATGCGCATGTGGCAGCCGAAACATTCATCTTGAAATTTTTGATGGCTTTAATTACTTATAGTTGCTACAAACGTTTGCAAAAAAGCTCACTCGCTGGCAACACTCTCTCAGATAAGCACTGCTTCTTTAACGCTAGCTTGTCCATGGGTGCTGGCTTGCTGTTCAACTTAGTCTTTGCTCCTATCTCTAGCTACCTTTATCACCGCTATCTCTTAGGCGTGAATACAGATGCAGCCAAGATTTTCATCAAGATCACAAGTGGTGTCGTCTTGTTCAACGCCATCTTATCTTTGGTCTTAGGCGTCATTCTTTACATCGCTCTCTATAAAGCTTTGAGCAACAGTAAGTTAAAGAATTTGTTCAAGTAA
- the fusA gene encoding elongation factor G: MQKYTADRVRNIALLGHSGSGKSSFIEAVLFNCGNIDRMGKSNEGNLVMDFDAEEMRRHITINTSVASCEWRNAVLSFIDTPGDFDFMGEVQQALRVAGSALILVSAKSGIEVGVEKSVRYLQRPGIPYGFLVNGMDDENADFSRCILDLKNQYGRNIVPFMLPIRENRKFVGFVNVLTKTAYRFAKNGDLTTCDVPADLVDMLEQYHGELVEQAAESSDEFMEKFFNGDEFTEEEFKAGLQERILHRHLLPILVCSSTLNLAVKSVLDLLLDYFPNATHKVVQALTPDGTNVELTSDPNGPLAALVFKTIADPFVGKISLFRVYSGKLKNGSTVYNANREKEERIANLSFIVGKKQYETQEVSAGDIGALTKLTETQTGDTLSDKSQPLSLPSIVLPVPCLSMAIFPEKQGEEEKIAQGLAKLREEDPTFTYHTNKETKQMIISGLGEMQLDVLVSKLKNKYKVSARLEEPEVPYRETIRKKVKAQGRHKKQSGGHGQFGDVWIEFEPNPEQEELVFEEKVFGGAVPKNYFPAVEKGLREACQSGILAGYPVVNLKATLVDGSYHEVDSSEMAFKIAASLAYKAGLEKASPVLMEPISQVEVHVPENNMGDVMGDINKRRGRIVGIEHKGEFSVISCEVPTSEMARYATDLRSMTQGRGWYTIDFLRYEQMPKEYADKVISKRQTKDAE; the protein is encoded by the coding sequence ATGCAAAAGTATACAGCAGACAGAGTGCGTAATATAGCTCTATTAGGACATAGCGGTAGCGGTAAGAGCAGCTTTATTGAAGCTGTGCTTTTTAACTGTGGCAATATTGACCGCATGGGCAAATCTAATGAAGGTAACTTGGTTATGGACTTTGACGCTGAAGAGATGCGTCGCCATATAACGATTAATACCTCCGTTGCTTCTTGTGAGTGGCGCAATGCCGTTTTAAGCTTTATCGATACGCCAGGTGATTTCGACTTTATGGGTGAAGTGCAACAAGCTTTGCGCGTAGCTGGTTCAGCTTTGATTTTGGTTAGTGCCAAGAGCGGTATTGAAGTTGGCGTAGAGAAATCTGTTCGCTATCTGCAACGCCCAGGCATCCCATATGGCTTCTTAGTCAATGGCATGGACGATGAGAATGCTGATTTCTCACGTTGCATACTCGATTTGAAGAACCAGTACGGACGCAATATTGTGCCGTTCATGTTACCAATTCGCGAGAATCGCAAGTTTGTCGGCTTTGTCAATGTTTTAACCAAGACAGCTTATCGTTTCGCCAAGAACGGCGACTTAACAACTTGTGATGTACCAGCTGACTTAGTAGATATGTTGGAGCAATATCACGGTGAATTAGTTGAACAAGCTGCTGAGAGTTCTGATGAATTTATGGAGAAATTCTTCAACGGTGATGAGTTTACAGAAGAAGAGTTCAAAGCCGGCTTGCAGGAGCGCATTTTGCATCGTCACTTGTTGCCAATTCTCGTTTGCTCATCGACTCTGAATTTGGCCGTCAAGTCTGTATTAGACCTCTTACTTGACTACTTCCCAAATGCTACACACAAAGTTGTGCAAGCTTTGACGCCAGATGGCACGAATGTTGAATTGACGTCAGATCCGAACGGCCCTTTGGCTGCTTTAGTCTTTAAGACCATCGCTGACCCATTTGTCGGTAAGATTTCATTGTTCCGTGTATACAGTGGTAAATTGAAGAATGGTTCAACTGTTTACAACGCTAACCGCGAGAAAGAAGAGAGAATTGCGAACTTGTCATTCATAGTTGGTAAGAAGCAATATGAAACACAAGAAGTTTCAGCTGGTGACATTGGCGCTTTGACCAAATTGACCGAAACACAGACAGGTGACACGTTGTCAGACAAGAGCCAGCCACTTAGCTTGCCATCCATCGTTTTGCCAGTCCCTTGCTTGAGTATGGCTATTTTCCCAGAGAAACAGGGCGAAGAAGAGAAGATTGCACAAGGCTTGGCTAAACTGAGAGAAGAAGATCCAACCTTTACATATCATACGAATAAAGAGACCAAACAGATGATAATTTCTGGTTTGGGCGAGATGCAGTTAGATGTCTTGGTCTCCAAGCTGAAGAACAAGTACAAAGTGTCTGCTCGCTTGGAAGAGCCAGAAGTGCCTTATCGTGAGACAATTCGTAAGAAAGTTAAAGCTCAAGGCCGCCACAAGAAACAATCAGGTGGTCATGGTCAGTTCGGTGATGTTTGGATCGAATTTGAACCAAATCCAGAGCAAGAAGAATTAGTCTTTGAAGAGAAAGTCTTCGGTGGAGCTGTGCCAAAGAATTACTTCCCAGCTGTTGAGAAAGGCTTAAGAGAAGCTTGCCAGAGTGGTATTTTAGCGGGCTATCCAGTAGTTAATTTGAAGGCTACTTTGGTTGATGGTTCTTACCACGAAGTTGACTCATCTGAAATGGCATTTAAGATTGCCGCTTCATTAGCTTACAAAGCTGGTTTAGAGAAAGCTTCACCAGTTTTGATGGAACCTATCTCACAAGTTGAAGTGCATGTGCCTGAGAACAACATGGGTGATGTCATGGGCGATATTAATAAGCGCCGTGGCCGCATCGTTGGTATTGAACACAAGGGCGAGTTTAGCGTGATTTCGTGTGAAGTACCAACTAGCGAGATGGCTCGTTATGCTACTGACTTACGTTCAATGACGCAGGGCCGTGGCTGGTACACAATCGACTTCTTACGCTATGAGCAGATGCCAAAAGAATATGCTGATAAGGTGATTAGCAAACGGCAGACGAAAGATGCCGAATAA
- a CDS encoding metallophosphoesterase, producing MIFALSDTHLSFNSNKPMDKFGSIWHKHPDKIRQNCLDKMQDDDILLLPGDLSWASKLEQAKQDLAFLAAIPGSKILLRGNHDYWWSTLNKMRNLAQAENWSSLYFMQNNAYLISQARADADRQISDKYPLIYASDTLLRANLAEQAAAIKEVERAKLNKHKFYLLIGCKGYLLKPEFNDQHDAELAYREFQRLTYSYEQGLLLLEMLKLVPSELELIGLSHYPPLLKTYQTSKYTQFYQELAAIFKQVHVLYGHLHGLGIKEAFTGEKANIKYSLVSADALSFAPLEVR from the coding sequence TTGATTTTTGCTTTAAGTGACACACATTTAAGCTTCAACAGCAATAAGCCGATGGACAAATTTGGCTCAATTTGGCATAAGCACCCAGACAAAATCAGGCAAAATTGCCTCGATAAAATGCAGGATGACGATATTTTACTATTACCGGGCGACTTGTCTTGGGCAAGCAAACTAGAACAAGCCAAACAAGATTTAGCTTTTTTGGCTGCCATACCAGGTTCGAAAATTTTGCTTAGAGGTAATCATGATTATTGGTGGTCAACTCTGAACAAAATGCGCAATTTAGCTCAAGCTGAAAATTGGTCAAGCTTATATTTTATGCAGAATAACGCCTATCTAATCAGTCAAGCTAGAGCAGACGCAGATAGGCAAATATCAGATAAATATCCGCTGATTTACGCTTCAGACACCTTACTTAGAGCCAATTTGGCTGAACAAGCAGCTGCGATTAAGGAAGTTGAGCGAGCCAAATTAAACAAGCACAAATTTTATTTGCTCATTGGGTGCAAGGGCTATTTGTTGAAGCCTGAATTTAACGATCAACATGATGCAGAACTGGCTTATAGAGAATTTCAGCGCTTAACTTATAGCTATGAACAGGGCCTATTACTGTTGGAAATGCTTAAACTTGTACCTAGTGAGCTTGAACTAATTGGCTTGAGCCACTATCCTCCACTTCTAAAAACCTATCAGACAAGCAAATATACGCAATTTTATCAAGAATTAGCCGCAATATTTAAGCAGGTTCATGTGCTTTACGGACACCTACACGGCTTAGGTATCAAGGAAGCTTTTACGGGCGAAAAAGCAAATATTAAGTATAGTTTGGTCTCGGCTGATGCACTTTCATTTGCACCGCTTGAAGTTCGCTAA
- a CDS encoding excinuclease ABC subunit UvrC, translating into MTKRKAYLQQKLKLVPKNPGVYIMYDAKGSVIYVGKAIKLKNRLQCYFGDNRSQPSLKVAMMIAKIYDFQYIICQNEQEALILESNLIKRHQPFYNILLKDDHDYPYIKVSLNESWPRVTKAYRVGSDRAFGAKYYGPYLNSQLQMALRSLEQIFPLASCDPSKLKRFVPCLNYQIGKCIGTCCKVATRDDYLKVIERVCKYLNGDTQGVLSYLTEAMNEAASQGKFEQAAFFRDRLFALKALHATQRIVSQQAIDLDVLAICQQNLLYCIQKLEIRQGKITGASNFFISVEDLSYSLFGSDEKLPDVDASSNMQTDKAISKEVALLPNKSTGSLASLTEDEQSVTALLELFFSQHYAEIDNKPPNILLANSLNESILAQLKRDFIAITGQKCNFEQAKRGERYEWGKLALNNAREALSKKLLMLGSKISNRETALLSLQKLNNLKTIPHRIEAYDVANLGNDDLCAAMVCFIDGVYTPKNSLLFKLPNQNQQDDYLAMSTVLVRRLKHLATLEAVNSLAKPGAMELLKKADNLESEPDLILLDGGRGHQQAVLKALEQNFNWSRQSISKRLKIAGMVKNDKHETRALLTAEGEQLELMPALNVERKGTDIFLTSQNGTKQSTEEAVNLLRLLTKVQDEVHRLANDYYRKLQKKRILHYELQDIPGIGPKKCQLLLKHFKSTEAVKLASVAELEQVKGISHNNAEQIYEYYRLRQ; encoded by the coding sequence ATGACGAAACGTAAAGCATATCTGCAGCAAAAATTAAAACTGGTGCCCAAAAACCCAGGTGTCTACATCATGTACGATGCCAAGGGGAGCGTGATTTATGTTGGCAAGGCAATTAAGTTGAAAAATCGCTTGCAGTGTTACTTTGGCGATAATAGGTCGCAACCTAGCCTGAAAGTAGCCATGATGATAGCCAAAATTTATGACTTTCAGTACATTATTTGCCAAAATGAGCAGGAAGCTTTAATTCTTGAATCGAATTTAATTAAGCGCCATCAACCGTTCTACAACATTCTTTTGAAGGATGATCACGACTATCCATATATCAAAGTTTCTTTGAATGAAAGCTGGCCTAGGGTGACGAAGGCCTATCGTGTCGGAAGTGATCGGGCCTTTGGAGCTAAATACTACGGGCCTTATCTGAACAGTCAATTGCAGATGGCGTTAAGGAGCTTGGAACAGATTTTCCCGCTTGCAAGCTGCGATCCTTCTAAGTTGAAACGCTTTGTACCTTGCTTGAATTATCAGATTGGTAAGTGCATTGGCACTTGCTGCAAAGTAGCGACAAGGGATGATTATCTTAAAGTCATCGAACGTGTCTGTAAGTATCTGAATGGCGATACACAGGGTGTATTAAGCTATTTAACGGAGGCTATGAATGAGGCTGCTTCACAAGGCAAGTTTGAACAGGCTGCTTTTTTTAGAGACAGGCTCTTTGCTCTGAAAGCCTTACACGCAACGCAGCGCATTGTCAGTCAGCAAGCAATCGATTTGGATGTTTTAGCTATTTGTCAGCAAAATTTGCTTTATTGTATTCAGAAGCTGGAGATTCGCCAGGGTAAAATCACAGGCGCTAGCAATTTCTTTATTTCAGTCGAAGATTTAAGTTACAGCTTGTTCGGGAGTGATGAGAAATTACCTGATGTAGACGCAAGTTCAAATATGCAAACTGATAAAGCAATTTCTAAAGAAGTGGCGCTGCTACCTAATAAAAGCACTGGTAGCTTAGCTAGCTTGACGGAAGATGAACAGTCTGTCACGGCCCTGTTAGAGCTGTTTTTTAGCCAACACTATGCCGAAATTGACAACAAACCACCTAACATATTGCTCGCAAATTCCCTGAATGAAAGCATTTTAGCACAGCTAAAACGTGACTTCATAGCTATCACTGGCCAAAAGTGTAACTTTGAGCAAGCTAAGCGCGGTGAACGCTATGAATGGGGCAAGCTAGCTCTGAATAATGCTAGAGAGGCTTTAAGTAAGAAGCTCTTGATGCTTGGTAGCAAAATTAGCAACCGAGAGACAGCGCTGTTGAGCTTGCAAAAGTTAAATAATCTGAAAACTATCCCGCATCGCATCGAAGCTTACGATGTGGCAAACTTGGGAAATGATGATCTCTGTGCAGCGATGGTCTGCTTTATTGATGGCGTTTATACACCCAAAAATAGCCTGCTGTTCAAATTACCCAACCAAAACCAGCAAGATGACTATTTGGCTATGTCAACCGTGCTTGTCAGGCGTTTGAAACATTTAGCCACTTTAGAGGCAGTAAATTCGCTTGCCAAGCCAGGAGCGATGGAGCTTCTCAAAAAAGCTGATAATTTGGAGAGCGAACCAGATTTAATTTTGTTAGATGGTGGGCGTGGACATCAGCAAGCGGTATTAAAGGCTTTGGAGCAAAACTTTAATTGGTCGAGGCAGTCAATCAGCAAGCGACTCAAAATTGCAGGTATGGTCAAAAATGATAAGCATGAAACTAGAGCTTTACTGACAGCAGAAGGTGAGCAATTAGAATTGATGCCTGCTTTGAACGTGGAGAGAAAAGGGACGGACATTTTCCTAACGAGCCAGAATGGAACTAAGCAGAGTACCGAGGAGGCGGTGAATTTGTTGCGTTTACTCACTAAAGTGCAAGATGAGGTGCATCGCTTAGCTAACGACTACTATCGCAAATTGCAGAAGAAGCGGATTTTGCATTATGAGTTACAGGACATACCAGGCATTGGACCGAAGAAATGTCAGCTTTTGCTCAAGCATTTTAAGTCGACGGAAGCTGTTAAGCTAGCAAGTGTAGCTGAATTAGAACAAGTTAAAGGTATCAGCCACAATAATGCCGAACAAATTTACGAATACTATCGCTTGCGCCAGTGA
- a CDS encoding HPr family phosphocarrier protein: MVQKVVKFHCHANEQMKLVANLIQKASGYQSHISLETNGRKANCKSLLGMMSLGMQDDCEITITCDGADENEAIEDLVGYLSK; the protein is encoded by the coding sequence ATGGTACAGAAGGTAGTGAAGTTTCATTGTCATGCTAATGAGCAAATGAAATTAGTTGCAAATTTGATTCAAAAAGCCAGTGGTTATCAATCACATATCAGTTTGGAAACCAATGGCCGCAAGGCAAATTGCAAGTCCTTGTTGGGCATGATGTCATTAGGCATGCAAGACGATTGTGAAATCACAATTACATGTGATGGAGCTGATGAGAATGAAGCAATTGAGGATTTAGTTGGCTATTTATCAAAGTAG
- the rpoC gene encoding DNA-directed RNA polymerase subunit beta', translating into MATDQIFESISIHLASPERILEWSCGEVTKPETINYRTLKPERDGLFCERIFGPAKDNECHCGKYKKVRYRGIVCDRCGVEVTSSKVRRERMGHIKLATPVSHIWYFRGIPSRMGLILDITPRNLERVLYFASYIVTDPGETDLAYKQILTDSEYNEAFKTYGRNAFKAGMGAETIKKLLQEIDVRKLAAELKEQFKDATGQKRVKLIKRMQVVEAFLDSHNRPEWMVLDVLPVLPPDLRPMVQLDGGRFATSDLNDLYRRVINRNNRLKKLLSLGAPQIIVRNEKRMLQEAVDALIDNGRRGRAVTGAGNRPLKSLSDVLKGKQGRFRQNLLGKRVDYSGRSVIVVGPELKMNQCGLPKEMAIELFKPFVMRELVKRGLALNIKAAKRLIERANDEIWNILEEVIQDHPVLLNRAPTLHRLGIQAYEPVLVEGRAIKLHPLSCTPFNADFDGDQMAVHLPLTPEAQAEARFLMLAANNLLKPQDGKPVTVPSQDMILGCYYLTMLKPGETGEGNVYSSIEEAEMANFNNDLGLHCKIKVRLTCEVNHQKHTQLVETTYGRLIFNSIIPQNLGFVDRSKPENYCVPECDFLVDKGKLKQIIDRCIRKNGLSIASKTLDKIKALGYKNSTTAGISIGIFDMDVPEVKQKYLAEAEKKVEFIAKQYRRGLLNEEGRRNATIKVWRETTDTITHALEENLDEYNPINMMSKSGARGSISQIKQLAGMRGNMADTSGRTIEIPIKSNLREGMNVLEFFISSHGARKALSDTALKTADSGYLTRRLVDVSQDVAVTEEDCGTTDCFEVSAITAGTDTEAKRILKPLKDRLSGRYLGKDVLDPKTGEVLAFANTLVGPELAETIENAGVKSCFIRTILTCHARHGICARCYGLDLAVASVVSIGEAVGIVAAQAIGEPGTQLTMRTFHTGGIANSGDDITQGLPRVEELFEARKPKGQAIMCEMEGVVSIQDSANKRKREITIHSESGEEMIYSVPYAASLYVQDGSHVKPGDLITKGSINPHDILKVGGIQAVQRYIIAEVIKVYENNGVEINDKHVEIIARQMMRMVCVDDPGETDLPTGNLVDIMDFEEANEKAVAAGKTPAKGTRELLGITKASLATESWLSAASFQETTRVLTDAACKGKSDTLRGLKENTIIGTLIPAGTGLKRYRKLVPVPVVEDNREILESTLETVKEHEAKLV; encoded by the coding sequence ATGGCTACAGATCAGATTTTTGAATCTATTTCCATTCATTTGGCCTCACCAGAACGTATTCTGGAGTGGTCGTGTGGCGAGGTGACGAAGCCGGAAACTATTAACTACCGCACATTAAAACCAGAGCGCGACGGTTTGTTCTGTGAGCGTATTTTCGGACCGGCCAAGGATAATGAATGTCACTGTGGTAAATATAAGAAAGTACGTTATCGTGGTATTGTTTGCGATCGTTGTGGCGTTGAAGTTACATCAAGTAAAGTCAGACGTGAGCGTATGGGCCATATCAAGCTCGCAACACCTGTTTCGCACATTTGGTATTTCCGTGGTATTCCTTCCCGTATGGGCTTGATTTTGGATATTACCCCACGTAATTTGGAGCGTGTGCTTTATTTCGCTTCCTACATCGTAACAGATCCAGGTGAAACAGACTTAGCTTATAAGCAGATTTTGACCGATAGCGAGTACAACGAAGCTTTTAAAACATATGGTCGTAATGCTTTCAAAGCAGGTATGGGTGCTGAAACAATTAAGAAACTCTTGCAAGAGATTGATGTGCGCAAGTTGGCTGCTGAATTGAAAGAACAATTCAAGGATGCAACTGGTCAGAAGCGTGTTAAATTGATAAAGCGTATGCAAGTTGTCGAGGCTTTCTTAGACTCACACAATCGTCCTGAATGGATGGTGTTGGACGTCTTGCCTGTTTTGCCACCAGATTTAAGACCAATGGTTCAGTTGGATGGTGGTCGTTTTGCCACATCTGATTTGAATGATTTGTATCGTCGTGTAATCAACCGTAACAACCGTTTGAAGAAGTTGCTCAGTTTGGGCGCTCCACAAATTATCGTGCGCAATGAAAAGCGTATGTTGCAAGAAGCTGTCGATGCTTTGATCGATAATGGTCGTCGTGGTAGAGCTGTTACAGGTGCTGGTAATCGTCCTTTGAAGAGCTTGTCTGATGTCTTGAAAGGTAAGCAAGGTCGTTTCCGTCAGAACCTCTTAGGTAAACGTGTTGACTATTCCGGTCGTTCCGTAATCGTTGTTGGTCCTGAATTAAAGATGAATCAATGCGGTTTGCCAAAAGAGATGGCTATCGAATTGTTTAAGCCATTTGTTATGCGTGAGTTGGTTAAGCGCGGCTTAGCTTTGAATATCAAGGCTGCTAAACGTTTGATTGAGCGTGCTAACGATGAAATTTGGAACATTTTGGAAGAGGTCATTCAAGACCATCCTGTTCTCTTGAACCGCGCCCCTACATTGCACCGCTTGGGTATTCAAGCTTATGAGCCTGTTTTGGTTGAAGGCCGTGCAATTAAGTTGCATCCATTGAGTTGTACACCGTTCAATGCCGACTTCGATGGCGACCAGATGGCTGTACACTTGCCATTAACACCAGAAGCACAAGCTGAAGCTCGTTTCTTGATGTTGGCTGCTAACAACTTGTTGAAACCACAAGATGGTAAGCCTGTTACAGTTCCATCTCAGGATATGATTTTGGGCTGCTATTACTTAACAATGTTGAAGCCAGGCGAGACAGGTGAGGGCAATGTTTATAGCTCAATTGAAGAAGCTGAAATGGCCAACTTTAACAATGATTTGGGCTTGCATTGCAAGATAAAGGTGCGCTTGACTTGCGAAGTAAATCACCAAAAACATACACAACTTGTCGAAACAACTTATGGCCGCTTGATTTTCAACTCCATCATTCCACAGAACTTAGGCTTTGTGGATCGTAGCAAGCCAGAGAATTATTGCGTACCTGAATGTGATTTCTTAGTTGACAAGGGCAAATTGAAGCAAATCATTGACCGTTGTATCCGTAAGAACGGTTTGTCAATTGCAAGTAAGACTTTGGATAAGATCAAGGCTTTAGGTTACAAGAATTCAACCACAGCTGGTATTTCAATCGGTATCTTCGATATGGATGTTCCTGAGGTTAAGCAGAAGTACTTGGCTGAAGCTGAGAAGAAGGTTGAGTTCATCGCTAAGCAATATCGTCGTGGCTTGCTGAATGAAGAAGGACGTCGTAATGCAACGATTAAAGTCTGGCGTGAAACAACCGATACAATTACCCATGCTTTGGAAGAAAACTTGGATGAGTACAACCCAATCAACATGATGAGTAAGTCTGGTGCGCGTGGTTCTATTTCCCAGATCAAACAGTTGGCTGGTATGCGTGGTAACATGGCTGATACGTCAGGTCGTACGATTGAAATCCCAATCAAGTCTAACCTGCGTGAAGGTATGAACGTATTGGAGTTCTTCATTTCATCCCACGGTGCGCGTAAAGCTTTGTCTGATACGGCTTTGAAGACAGCTGACTCTGGTTACTTGACTCGTCGTTTGGTCGATGTTTCCCAAGATGTTGCTGTCACAGAAGAAGATTGCGGTACGACAGATTGCTTTGAAGTTAGTGCAATTACAGCTGGTACAGATACAGAAGCTAAACGTATCTTGAAGCCTTTGAAGGATCGCTTGAGTGGTCGTTACTTAGGTAAGGATGTCTTAGATCCAAAGACTGGCGAAGTGCTTGCTTTCGCTAACACTTTAGTCGGCCCAGAATTGGCTGAAACAATTGAGAATGCGGGCGTTAAGTCCTGCTTTATCAGAACAATTTTGACCTGTCATGCAAGACATGGTATTTGCGCTCGTTGCTATGGCTTAGATTTGGCTGTCGCTTCCGTAGTTTCTATCGGTGAGGCTGTCGGTATCGTGGCTGCACAAGCTATCGGTGAACCTGGTACTCAGTTGACGATGCGTACATTCCATACTGGTGGTATCGCTAACTCAGGTGATGATATTACACAAGGTTTGCCACGTGTTGAGGAATTGTTCGAAGCTCGTAAACCTAAGGGCCAAGCTATCATGTGCGAGATGGAGGGTGTTGTTTCTATCCAAGATTCAGCTAACAAGCGTAAACGTGAGATTACCATTCATTCCGAGAGTGGCGAAGAAATGATTTACTCTGTTCCTTACGCAGCTTCCTTGTATGTTCAAGATGGTAGCCATGTTAAACCAGGTGATTTGATCACTAAAGGTTCAATTAATCCACATGATATTCTCAAAGTTGGTGGTATTCAGGCTGTACAACGCTATATCATCGCTGAAGTTATCAAAGTTTATGAGAACAACGGTGTTGAGATTAACGATAAACACGTTGAAATCATTGCTCGTCAGATGATGCGTATGGTTTGCGTCGATGATCCAGGCGAGACAGACTTGCCAACAGGTAACTTGGTCGACATTATGGACTTTGAAGAAGCTAACGAAAAGGCTGTTGCTGCAGGCAAGACTCCAGCTAAGGGCACACGTGAGTTGCTCGGTATTACGAAGGCTTCTTTGGCAACAGAGAGTTGGTTGTCAGCTGCATCATTCCAAGAGACAACCCGTGTCTTAACCGATGCTGCATGCAAAGGCAAGAGCGATACATTGCGTGGCTTGAAGGAAAACACGATTATTGGTACATTGATCCCAGCTGGTACAGGCTTGAAACGTTATCGCAAGTTAGTGCCAGTGCCAGTGGTCGAGGATAACCGTGAAATTCTTGAGTCTACGTTGGAAACTGTAAAAGAACACGAAGCCAAATTAGTGTAG